GTATACGCTTTACGTGGAACGTGTGGCCTTCAAGTAGAATCGAAGCTACAAGACTTGTGGTACCCTTAGTGTCATTGTACCAACCCCTGAAGGAGCGGCCGGATTTGCCTCCGATTCAATATGAACCTGTGCTATGTACACGCAATACTTGTCGTGCAGTGTTAAATCCAATGTGCCAAGTGGATTACAGGGCCAAGCTATGGGTCTGCAACTTCTGTTTCCAGCGAAATCCGGTAAGTActtaaatgtatagaatttcaAAGATTTTTGTGTCTTTAATAACAGCATGGTTTAATGAGCTACTCCAGTGCCATCCTCCAGGTTAAATTATGTAGTGATCTAAAGTGTAGACTAAAGTCGGTCAGCTGGCTTGGGGTTGAGCTTGACTTTGATATTAGGTGTTGAgatagaggaattagatatggagatACATCACACCCTAAtacaccaacaaaattgtctgaccATTTTGAGGGCGATGAGGTAAACgcacacattgaaaatattctGTGTCTTTACACTGCACACAGCCATTTTGATTtacaatacacacacacacatgttACTTTTATACAGGCTAACAATCACATCTCTTAGACTCGTTAGTAAGATTATTCAATTACTTGATCATTGTACCCTCAGAAGAATTGATTCTTTTTgggtaatgtttttattacaaatttgatataattgaTTTCGAAATACTTGTAAACGAAATGTAActtcatatttttgtaaactaGAAGTAGttgaccttttttattttacacaatgaaaacgattacaacagtgaaacattgattttatacacataatctaatatgtaaaattctcgtgtcgcggtgtttgacattgaactcctccgaaacggctcgactgattttgatgaaattttttgtgcatatttagtaggtctgagaatcggccaacatctatttttcaaacccctaaatgttaagggtagtccacccctaaatttttttttttattttttaggcaaaattttttgtttttatttttttatgacacagcatacaaaaatacatacaaccctaaattttcactcctctacgatcaacccttatattttatttgttaattaaaaactatacatacaaatgatttgtaactaaaacgtagtcaatttgagctttatttttattgtataaagttcatattaataataattagaaaacggggtaggggtagggtaggggtagggtagggttagggtagggtaggggtagggttggggtagggtagggtaggagtagggtagaggtagggtagggtaggggtaggggtagggtaggggtagggtagcggtagttgaaagtttacatcgagtttcacgcggacgaagtcgcgggcatccgctagtagatTTATAAATACATCAGATGGATTGATCTTGTACTTTTACAAcagggtaacgtctagcgaggcaggtccctacATTTGATCTGagggtgttaatgataatatataCCTCCAGAATTATTCAGTAGCAGCCTGAGCATTTCTtgcaagaaagaaaaactcaattctTCCTTCTTAATTCCATGTCATGATTGATGGCCACATAGACGTCTAACTAAACTAATCTAGACataactttcttattagaatgaaatttttagtttttttttattataaaccacTCTGCAGAACAGctaaacaacaaaaacaaaaaaaaaatacaaatcaataaatttttgaattaatttaaatacaaatacatcaaaatttaaaactcgtaactatttcaagtaggcttagtttccCATATCTTAGTATCCCCTATAAGGAGAGAGTCCTGTCTCATAGTAGGCCTTTAAAATATCAACTAATAATGATGAGGCTTAtgagtatttttgaaaaatcacaTGTTTATCGTGGCTAATGACTCTACCACAGGTTCGGAAAGCAGGTGCAATAGAGGAGAGTTTAGAGAgagtttatataatataagatttgatttgaattttatccaatgtaataattaaaaattaagctttaagtaaatacatacatacaactaACAATTTCTGTTTTTATTACAGTTTCCGCCTCAATATGCAGCAATATCAGAGCAGCATCAACCAGCAGAGCTGATTCCAAACTTCTCTACAATAGAGTATACCATAACAAGGGCTCAAAGCATGCCCCCCATCTTTCTATTGGTTGTAGATACATGTTTAGATGAAGAGGAGCTTGGGGCTCTTAAAGATTCTCTTCAAACGTCGCTTAGTTTGATGCCACAGAATGCACTCGTTGGCCTCATTACATTTGGCCGTATGGTACAAATACATGAATTAGGTATGTTTTAatgctaatttatatttaatgtcttTTAGTAATTCTAGAGTGGACATCTGCCAAGGGGAATACAGGTGATCCATTAGTAAGGTCCACCCTATCCCTGTGGCATGAAATACATCTTCACTGGTGCATTGTTCCCCTCTGACCTACTAAAAGACAACAATTCCTAGGTTCATCAAGGAATTGTAATGTCTTTTAGTATAACAATAAACCTGGTGATGGTTAATCAGACctgtttcatttatttgtgCTTTTTCTAGTAGTTCATCTTACCATTATCAAGTGTACTGTATCAGTGTCCTTTTTCACTTTTTGGACATGGTGGATCTTCTATCTATAATACTCATTATATCATTaaggagttttttttattattatacaatcaGTAAACAATCTTGGCTTCCATTTCATCATTCAGCACTAATCCATCCAATTTTCACCTGCATAGTACCACTATTATTGTGGGAAGGTTTTACCACCACATTCACCATAGTGTAGCTTTTCATTACAATCTATGTGggtgttaaattcaaacaaaaaaaacaaaaacaaaattatagacTACATAATTTAGAAACTTCCAAAATTATTGTGCAATGAACCAAAGTATACAGTGGGATAACATTGGGATTAAAAGTTTAATAACACATTGATAAACTTAAATAcaatcttttttattcttttttacagGTACTGAGGGCATATACAAGTGCTTTGTATTCAAGGGCACTAAAGATTTAACAGCTAAACAGATACAAGAGCAATTAGCGATTGGTCGTGTGAACGCACCAAATACACAACAAAGACAAGGAGCCCCTGCTCCTCAACCACCGGCACACCGTTTCTTGCAACCAGTCAAACAATGTGACATGGCTCTAACAGACCTGCTGAGCGAACTGGGCCGCGACCCCTGGCCATTGGGTGTTGGGAAACGTCCTTTAAGAAGTAGTGGCGTTGCATTATCATTAGCCATAGGTTTATTAGAAGTCACTTACCCTAACACTGGAGCAAGAGTTATGCTGTTCCTCGGTGGCCCCTGCTCCCAAGGTCCAGGTCAAGTGGTAAACGATGAACTGAAGCAGCCAATCCGATCTCATCATGACATTCATAAGGATAATGCAAAGTATATGAAGAAGGCTATAAAGCATTATGAAGCATTATCACTGAGGGCTGCAACTAATGGTCACGCTATTGATATTTATTCCTGTGCCTTGGACCAGACTGGTTTAATGGAAATGAAGCAGTGCTGTAATTCAACAgggttggtatttttttatacctgGGTTCATATTTTTTAACCCCGACGTAAAAAGAgggttgttataagtttgacgtgtctgtctgtcagtatgtCTGTGGCGCCATATCTCCTgaatggatgaagcgatttcaattcagtattttttgtattaatggtgacttacgggcgagtgttcttagacatgtttgacgaaaatcagttgagccgttaaaaagttgtggggggtgaaagtggcgAAAGACaaccaaatgtctgcaaatatactcaagtGCGGTCTCAAAtcaaagcgcactgaaagaaaatattgatgacttcgttgagagtgtaattaataatttcatcacATAGgggagtttttcaaaattttatattttattaattgacaataATTCTTCACAAGATTGTTGGTTGGATGTTGTTTACATATCTAGTCCTTCAGTTATGGTAAGTCTTGCAAACAATAAATGTTGTTCATGTTTTTCAGAGGTCACATGGTAATGGGAGATTCATTTAATTCCTCACTTTTCAAGCAAACGTTCCAGAGGGTCTTTTCCAAAGATCAAAAAGGAGATTACAAAATGGCGTTTAACGGTACTTTAGAAGTTAAATGCAGTCGGGAacttaaaagtaagtaaaaatagtctacaaaaataaatgaaatcctTCCTCTTTCAAATTCCCAATATACAgaattatttaagttatctaAAGGTGTAGTTAATTTTTAGATGTAGGTTGAATTAAATATATAGTTAGACCATCATACTGTTTTCTTAAATGAGAATCAGAAAGCCATCAGCTACGTGgtgaaatattacaatttcCAGACTTGTTTCTTTACTATGATCCTTTATAGTATAGTATGATTATTCTACAAGCTTTTTTAATTGGAGAATGATGGAATCTGCCTAATTGTCTATTTCTCtaatctattttttaaaaaatactttctcTTAAACCAATTTGAGTTGAATGCAAATGGGAGTATAAACGTTAATGAAAAAAGTATGATCGTGTTTGATCTATCATATCACTGGATGCTACCAAGTTATAGAGGACTCCCCTTAACTTATTGAAAGTCTAACAGACATCCTCCCGGTTTCATTCGCGTAATTCTCGTTCCTGTGGGAGTATGGGGATTAAATATAAGCATGCATGTCCTTAAGCAtgcggggatagtgtagctttccaacagtggaagaatttttcaaattggtttagtagctTCGGAGCCTatccaatgcaaacaaacagtcaaatcttttctctttattatattagtaaagatatgaTTATGATTTAATATGTCATTGTTCCAGTAAGTGGTGCAATAGGCTCCTGTGTGTCCCTCAATGTGAAGGGTCCATGCGTGTCTGATCAGGAGGTCGGCATGGGCAACACTTGTCAATGGAAGATGTGCACCTTCACACCTAGCACTACCATGGCTATATTCTTTGAGGTATGATATACGAGAATTTATGTAATTTGTTATTGATGTATTGATAACCCACCCATACAACCAGGTTGTCTATGTATATTTGAGACGAGAGAAACACATTGTCAATCAATAgagacaaatttaaaaatatttctctcTTACAATTTGATGGGATGGTAGACagataatttcattttcaaatttcaaatctCACCGTGAGATatgttttatcttttaattcatGCTAGGCCTGCTGATGTTAAATGAACACTTATGTTTAGCTGCGTGGCACATagaccctgctttttgcataCACTGCTGTTTGATTCTCACAACTAGTAAATATATGTGTGATAAGTATGGATGTTTTGCAGCATtagttaaagtgtttttcagttggcatgggtacggtgacagttgcctgtatgactttcataatattgttgtgaatcgcggcaaactttcaagagtgaaactaaCTGTCACCCACACTATCCTACATGAAAAGAACTGTTGTTAGTTAGTCAGTCATCTTACAATTGTATGTCTGTGGTAGCTCTTAACCTGACTATTGaagcataaataataataattgatctgAGATGAATTTGTGTATAAAGGTGGTGAACCAACACGCGGCGCCGATGCCGCAGGGTGGGCGCGGCTGCGTGCAACTCATCACGCAGTACCAGCACTCCAGCGGACAGCGGCGCGTGCGTGTCACCACCGCAGCCAGGAAGTGAGGACTGTCTATTTTTCTAACATATTCTACAATTTGGCTATCTAtgtgactatagcttggcaacttcgttcgtaacactcccgaaggtgtTTCGTGATATAGAGAAAACCCATAAGCTCAAAATTATGGAAACAACAGTAAAGATACCTTTCTCTATATTAAACGCACGGCATAATTGTGTCGTCGCCTGCACAGTACAGGGGCGCCTGATCGCCGGTCGGGTATGTCTTATTCTATCTTTAAGAGATATTGTGTGGCGCTAGGCCTGCTGGGCTTGGTGCATCATTTGCCAACAACGAGCTATCATCGAGTGGTCCAGTCGCAGTCCGCGCGTGATCACCTTGTGAGCGAGGCGATCCGGTGATGGTTCGGAGTTGATGTATTGAGCGCATACGAACGCGAACCCATACAAATACATACGAAAAATGCTAGTCACTCGAGGCGATgcggtgcgggtcgggtcctgggtggctctaatgagctatgaCCTTTAATATAACTTATGTCGTTGTAGTTGGGGCGACGCAGCGGTGAACCTGCAGCACATCTCGGCGGGCTTCGACCAGGAGGCGGCGGCGGTGGTGATGGCGCGGCTGGTGGTGTACCGCGCCGAGCAGGAGGACGGGCCCGACGTGCTGCGCTGGCTCGACCGGATGCTGATACGATTGGTAACCAATGATAAgattatagatcggttacgtacctaaaaaatcaccgcaaaaagtgatccgagtaataggctacaaaactgagcgcacacatgcacaattttgtcttaattccattatttaggtattatttgtttgaatacCGTTCATTGTTGACCCCAATTAACAtagagatgtggaaatttcctcttttgagcgcctcatttttcatgacctagtcacaaatagaaaattgaaaaaatcctcagatatacaggtttcctcatgatgtctTTCCCTAACtgttgacatttaattttttaaaatgcacataactaaaaagttggaggtgtatgccgcggacaagattcgaacctacgtgaCGTGAATCAAAGGCTGAGgttactacgagtatatacatatGTGATAGTTATGTGTTGACTTTCTAGAAGTTTCTTACCTTATCTTCCTACAACTTCCAATAACCCCAAAAGGTGTCACACCTTTTGGTGCTGTTGTCACAGCACGATGGATGCACAACCTAACCTCCCTTCTATCCCTCTACTCTACTTGTCACTGATATCAACACTCTCTGAATAAAGTTAGTTGTATGTGTCAAAAAATGCATATCAGTAGCTAGTTTTTGCCTCAACGTGATTTCAAGGTCATAACAGCAAGCTGgactacataaaataaattatcatatttttttggtttctaAGTAAAATATAAGTCAACTATATATTGTCTTACGGCAATATGGCACAAAGcttcctaaaataaaattattaaaaacttaaaagtttTAGCCCTTTTCATTCAAGTGCCCTTTTCAACTTTTCTAAAGTGTAACTCACGATTTCCAGTGTCAGAAGT
The Bicyclus anynana chromosome 21, ilBicAnyn1.1, whole genome shotgun sequence genome window above contains:
- the LOC112046441 gene encoding protein transport protein Sec23A isoform X1, giving the protein MATYEDFIQQNEDRDGIRFTWNVWPSSRIEATRLVVPLVSLYQPLKERPDLPPIQYEPVLCTRNTCRAVLNPMCQVDYRAKLWVCNFCFQRNPFPPQYAAISEQHQPAELIPNFSTIEYTITRAQSMPPIFLLVVDTCLDEEELGALKDSLQTSLSLMPQNALVGLITFGRMVQIHELGTEGIYKCFVFKGTKDLTAKQIQEQLAIGRVNAPNTQQRQGAPAPQPPAHRFLQPVKQCDMALTDLLSELGRDPWPLGVGKRPLRSSGVALSLAIGLLEVTYPNTGARVMLFLGGPCSQGPGQVVNDELKQPIRSHHDIHKDNAKYMKKAIKHYEALSLRAATNGHAIDIYSCALDQTGLMEMKQCCNSTGGHMVMGDSFNSSLFKQTFQRVFSKDQKGDYKMAFNGTLEVKCSRELKISGAIGSCVSLNVKGPCVSDQEVGMGNTCQWKMCTFTPSTTMAIFFEVVNQHAAPMPQGGRGCVQLITQYQHSSGQRRVRVTTAARNWGDAAVNLQHISAGFDQEAAAVVMARLVVYRAEQEDGPDVLRWLDRMLIRLCQKFGEYAKDDPNSFRLSENFSLYPQFMYHLRRSQFLQVFNNSPDETTFYRHMLMREDLTQSLIMIQPILYSYSFGGPPEPVLLDTSSIQPDRILLMDTFFQILIYHGETIAQWRALRYQDMQEYESFAQLLRAPVDDAQEILQTRFPVPRYIDTEHGGSQARFLLSKVNPSQTHNNMYAYGGAMPIPSADGGAPVLTDDVSLQVFMEHLKKLAVSSTA
- the LOC112046441 gene encoding protein transport protein Sec23A isoform X2 produces the protein MATYEDFIQQNEDRDGIRFTWNVWPSSRIEATRLVVPLVSLYQPLKERPDLPPIQYEPVLCTRNTCRAVLNPMCQVDYRAKLWVCNFCFQRNPFPPQYAAISEQHQPAELIPNFSTIEYTITRAQSMPPIFLLVVDTCLDEEELGALKDSLQTSLSLMPQNALVGLITFGRMVQIHELGTEGIYKCFVFKGTKDLTAKQIQEQLAIGRVNAPNTQQRQGAPAPQPPAHRFLQPVKQCDMALTDLLSELGRDPWPLGVGKRPLRSSGVALSLAIGLLEVTYPNTGARVMLFLGGPCSQGPGQVVNDELKQPIRSHHDIHKDNAKYMKKAIKHYEALSLRAATNGHAIDIYSCALDQTGLMEMKQCCNSTGGHMVMGDSFNSSLFKQTFQRVFSKDQKGDYKMAFNGTLEVKCSRELKISGAIGSCVSLNVKGPCVSDQEVGMGNTCQWKMCTFTPSTTMAIFFEVVNQHAAPMPQGGRGCVQLITQYQHSSGQRRVRVTTAARNWGDAAVNLQHISAGFDQEAAAVVMARLVVYRAEQEDGPDVLRWLDRMLIRLCQKFGEYAKDDPNSFRLSENFSLYPQFMYHLRRSQFLQVFNNSPDETTFYRHMLMREDLTQSLIMIQPILYSYSFGGPPEPVLLDTSSIQPDRILLMDTFFQILIYHGETIAQWRALRYQDMQEYESFAQLLRAPVDDAQEILQTRFPVPRYIDTEHGGSQARFLLSKVNPSQTHNNMYAYGGDGGAPVLTDDVSLQVFMEHLKKLAVSSTA